The Streptomyces sp. HUAS CB01 genome has a segment encoding these proteins:
- the rplL gene encoding 50S ribosomal protein L7/L12, giving the protein MAKLSQEDLLAQFEEMTLIELSEFVKAFEEKFDVTAAAPVAVAAAGGAGVAAAEAVEEKDEFDVILTGAGDKKIQVIKVVRELTSLGLKEAKDLVDGTPKPVLEKVNKEAADKAAEALKGAGAAVEVK; this is encoded by the coding sequence ATGGCGAAGCTGTCTCAGGAAGACCTGCTCGCGCAGTTCGAGGAGATGACCCTCATCGAGCTCTCCGAGTTCGTGAAGGCGTTCGAGGAGAAGTTCGACGTCACCGCTGCCGCCCCGGTCGCCGTTGCCGCCGCCGGTGGCGCCGGTGTCGCTGCCGCCGAGGCCGTCGAGGAGAAGGACGAGTTCGACGTCATCCTCACCGGCGCCGGCGACAAGAAGATCCAGGTCATCAAGGTCGTGCGTGAGCTGACCTCCCTGGGCCTGAAGGAGGCCAAGGACCTCGTCGACGGCACCCCGAAGCCGGTCCTCGAGAAGGTCAACAAGGAGGCCGCCGACAAGGCCGCCGAGGCCCTCAAGGGCGCCGGTGCCGCTGTCGAGGTCAAGTGA